atggatgatccagaagaggattgggagaatatcatgtggttaGATGAAACctaaatggaactttttggtaaaaattcaactcgtcgtgtttggaggaagaagaagaacccaagaacaccatacctactgtgaagcatgagggtggaaacatcatgctttggggctgtttttctgcacaggggacaggacgactgatcgtccgggccatgtatcgtgagattttaagccaaaacctccttccatcagtgagagcattgaagatggaacgtggctgggtcttccagcatgacaatgatcccaaacacaccgctcgggcaacgaaggagtggctccgtaaaaagcatttcaaggtcctggagtggcctagccagtctccagacctcaaccccatagaaaatttgtggagggagttgaaagtctgtgttgcccagcgacagccccaaaacatcactgctctagaggagatctgcatggaggaatgggccaaaataccagctacagtgtgtgcaaacctggtgaagacttacaggaaacgtttgacctctgtcattgccaacaaaggttatgttacaaagtattgagttgaacttttgttattgaccaaatacttattttccaccataatttacaaataaattctttaaaaatcctacaatgtgatttcctggatttttttttttcattttgtctctcatagttgaagtgtacctatgatgaaaattacagacctctctcatctttctaagtaggagaacttgcacaatcagtggctgactaaatactttttggccccactgtatatcaaGTATTGGTTTAAAGATATAcactatggacaaaagtattgggacagccATTCTAATTTGAATTCATGTATTTCAATTGATAACAGCTATAATAATGTAGTTATATAAAGGCAATCATGTGCTTtcaattttgcagcaacagtttagggagggccctttccagttccagaattgctgtgcccctgtgcacaaagcaagatctataaagacatattAAAAAAGACCTTGGTTTAAAGAACCTCCAGTGCCCTGATTTTAGCCCCACttccttgaccaacatcagtactTTAAACGTACTTTAAACAGTATACACTATGTGCCAAAAGCATGAGGACACCGCTTTTAaatattgagtttaggtgttacgttagcttggtgggtagcactgtcgcctcacaacaagaaggtcttgAGTTcaattcctttctgtgtggagtttgcatgttctccctgtgtctgcgtgggtttcctccaggagctctgggttccttccacagtccacaGAAATACAGTCAGGTTGATTAGACCTACTATAATTGTGCATGTCTGTTTgaatatgtgtgtttgccctgtgatgaactgccGACCCACCTGGGGTATTTCCCGCGTTTCGCCCAGTAAAtcgtacccactgtgaccctgaataggacaaAGCGATGGTaacacagacaatgaattaacgAATGTATCAGCACACACTCATCAGAgctcattattttaaatctagctTTTGAATATTTAGCTGAATATTATAAACAAATGCTGtggtatatattttaaaaaattgaaCATATTTGCAGAGAACAGATTTGTTTTAGAGTTGAAAAAGATCAAGCTGGAAATTCTCTGTTAATTAAATGTGTTACTTGAACTTGTATTTAACAGAAGGGATTATAAAGTTACCATATTCAGCTTGTGATCTTAAttagaacattttaaataaagtacGTGTGGGCGTGAACATGTATCCTCATGCTCAGATCGGCATTAGGAGTTAGCGGTTACAGATTGGGAAGGTTGTGTTGCTTTATAGacttaaaaacaaatcaacAGAATGTTTTTTACTTCGTCGTTGCCTTTAGAATTAAACAagaatgtactttttaatgcttttctCAGCACAACTGTGCTCCATGGAGTCAGCTATGATATCCAATTTGGAGGGAAATCTGAGGCTGTAGTTCTGATTTGGACCGTTTTGGTTTTGAAAAGGGTGCCAATCTGTCACAGGGCACCACATGTCTTCACTCTCTCACACCTAAGGACAAAGTAGACTAGCCAGTCCACCATGTTTAATGTGTTCTTAGAAGTAAAAGGAAGGCgcccgggtggcacagcgggaaaacatgctagcacacgagagctgacatctcaaactcatgagttcgaatctcaactTTGCTACTGGCAGGTTGAGCGCCTATAGGAACAATGAGATTTAAACCTAGGTCTCTGGTACCTTGGTGCTGTGAGGCATCCACATCACTGCTGTGCTGCATTGTTCAAACTTCAGACTATTGGTGCTTTGTGGCTCTGCATACAAAGATCttttataaaagaaaagaataagCTCAATTATTTAATTAGCTTTATCTCTGTATGTTTGGGGGGGGgctataatattttatttaaattgcttcaTAGTTTATGCAAATATTTTCGAGATTAACatatttgattattaattattaatactgAGCACACACAGTATAGATTTCAATAAAATGtctgtaccacacacacatacacacacacacaaagtctaCTGGTTGTCCAGCCAACAGGGAATGGCCTACTGCGTATCACACCCACGCCATCACATGCCTTGTTGCTGGGGTAAAATACAGTTGGAGGCGGAAGAGTGAATTAAGTCAACTCTGACACCGTCACAGTCTTTCCTTTTGGCTGATGGTAATGTTACGCTGCGGGTGTGAAATTTCCCTGAAAGCTCAGTGAGAGGCCATGAAATTTGTGTCAAAAGCTTTTATGGGGTAACGCTCACCCAAAATAGGTTGAACCAGTTTGACCAGTGCATTAGAATGTGCTCACTGGAAGCAGAATTAAAGTAAAAGAAGAGCTTTAAAGTGTACTCTGAATTCATCTGCAAATAGAAATGTCATTTTGGATCCAATTATTAACACATCTATCAGTCTGTCCAGGATTCAACCAATATTTGTAAAATTTGCTGGCCGTGCACCAAAAGTATGTCAACTGgtaatgtttttgtaattactggTGTACAGAAATAAATGGAAAGTGCATAGAAAGATTGTGGACCACAACCTAAAGAAGGATGGGTAACTACTATAAATGTAACCCATTTTACACCACCAAGCATAAAACAAGTAATAAAAATAGCCTAATATTTTTATCTCTGTGTTCATGTGTAGTCCATACTGCCCTTGTTTAATTACGGTGACACAATCTACAGATTTGCCTGCAAAACCACCCTTCACAAGCTTGATACTCTTTATCATTCGGCTGTTTGATTTGCCACCAATGCTCCCTATAAAACACACCACCATTGCTCTCTGTACTACCAGGTCAACTCGCCAGGTCATCTTTTCATATTCATCGTAATATCCACTGGTTCACGTTTATTTACAAAACTTTTCTTGGTTACTCTCTGCCTTATCTAACTCAGTAAAAGCCCCTAAATCCAATACAGTCTTTGGTCTGATATCATTTCACTTTGCTGCTTTTAACTACTGGATTCTGTTACAAAGATCTAAAACTAGACAAATCTATTTCAGTTGCTGATTTTAAGGATTTAATCAAAGGCATATTCAGTGATTCTTGTAATTGCTTTATGTGGAGTGTTGTGTGAAGTTATTCCCTAAATAATGTCATTGGGCAAATCAAGAAATTTGGGATTCTAGTTTATCTTTCACCAGAAGTGCCCTTTAGAACTGGATATAACACATTTTGGAAAGCCTGACTAATTCATGTAATATACAATATAGTGAATAATGTTGactaatgtttcagtgaacagtTCCAACACATTACCACTTTGCTATTGCTTGTTGAGTCAAAGTGCCTCTGACCAAAGACACATATTACAAATGactagattaaaaaaataaaaccaagaGACAAACCTCTTTACAAATTGCTCATCAGAAAAGGAGATGGGGGAGAGGTAGCTCAGCATTAAGCGTACTGGGTTAGTagtcagaaggtcgctggtttgagCTCCACATCTCTTGGCTCCTGGATTGTGTGTGCTCACAATAAAAAGTCACTtataaaagtgtctgataaatgaCATAAGTGCAAATCCCTTTAACATGTAGATCCACATATAGGTAATGTGGGGGTTGGTAATGgtgtggtggctcagtgggtagcaagaaggtcaAGTGTCAAACCTCTTTATAAAGTTGACTTCGACTCATGTCGACCATGTagagggtgttttttttttccaagatAATGATTCTATGAATATGAcagggtaaataaatattatttattaatattatttttgcacataaaaaaaatctggtCAAAAAAGCAGTGGAAGCGCAgcagttgaggtactggactagtaagctcAAGAtcaatggttcaagccccaccatttccaggttgccactgttgggcagtTGAGCAAGAAGAAGAATAAGCGCCttttttgtcatatacacatatacagaaaaagcaatttcattttattgtatatCTCATCTTCTTTGGAatgccattgtacggcacccctggagccgagagggttaaaggccttgctcaagttccaatagtggctgcatggcagagctagcacttgaaccctcaaccttttgattgatatcccaaagctttacccactaggctacccctGTCCCAAGGTGCTTAACCCTTCAAATGTTTTAattgtgtacagtcacagttgtaagacgcattgaataaaagcgtctgctaaataacataaatgtaaatgtatgattCTCATTAAGCActcattttcttttctctttgctctctattattctgttttatttctcatctctgtgcttATGTTACATTTTGTGTTATGTTACATATTTTAACAGAACCTGCTTGATATTTGCACCCCTTGGTACAGTACGTTTGTTTCTGGTCGGTTGCCAGTTTTAGAAGTGGAGTAATGCAGCATTCTCATTACAGATGCATTTAAAATTATTGGTCATATTGAATAGCAAGACCCTTTGGCACACATTCAGTGTAGTCCATCAGATGGATTCTTAATTTTATTAGGTTCCTGCTGCTGAGTGCGCATGCGTGTGTGAGCGTGCATTATCTACAGTTAAAGAGACTTGAGGTGGAGACAATTTTCACTGTTCCTGATGCACGAGTTTTTTCAAAATACTTTTCTCTTACcaccagtagatggcagcacaGTACGGTTCTCTCTGTCGTTACTTTTCCCCATCACATTCAAAAGCTTGCTGGGTTCTCCCCATATTTACCACTCAAATTATCCCACGCACCAGTGTGTGGAATCTCCTGTTACAGTGTAGCAGATGTTCTCTATTTGAATGGTCTGAGCTTGCTGCTGATGCTTTATCACTGTTTTTGCTTTTCTAACTTCTGACCTTCTGACTACTCAACGTGATTcatgaatgaatatatatatagaccttcatcagtggtcacaggacgctgcccacggggcgctgttggctggatgtatttttggttggtggactattctcagtccagcagtgacagtgagttgtttaaaaactccagcagcgctcctgtgttttatccactcataccagcacaacacacactaacacaccaccaccatgtcaatgtcactgcagtgctgagaattatccaccacccaaataatacctactctgtggtggtcctgtgagggtcctgaccatcgaagaacagcatgaaagggggcaaacaaagcatgcagagaaacagatggactaccgtcagtaattgtagcactacaaagtacttctgtatggtaagtggagctgataacatggacagtgtgtgtccATGGAAAAccacaaggagggggttttaatgttatggctgatcggtgtatatgtatgtatgtggagGACAAGCaaaataagaatttcattgtacagtgtaattGCTGATTCTACTGtacacatgacaataaaactcttaaatcttaaatatatTATGTTGTGATATTAATGACATAAACACGGGTCCTCTGATTGTGATTCCCTTTACAGATGTAAATGATTGTGCCATTCATCCATGCCAAAATGGAGGTTCATGTATAGATCTTGATGGAGATTTCCACTGCAAATGCCGCTCACCTTATGTTGGAATACACTGTCAACTGCGTGAGTGGAtttttgtatgtatatgtgtgtgtgtgtgtgtactgtgtgattACAAAGTTTAGAAGTGCTAAAAAGTTCACATTCCTACTGAAGAGATGGGGGACTGGTAGCtcagtggataaggtactgggTTAGTAattggtttgattcccaggtggagcggtccaggccCTATCTgtgtgaattagagatacaaaattccctatgatggtgtttgacattgaacttgaattGATAAAACTGATATAAAactactataaataaaaatatttatatatagtaacGTATGGTATATATAGTAGTGTTTGACCTTCACAGTCTGTCTGCTTTATGTTTTATGTGCatgttataatatttttttactttgttctttAGGCTGTATCTCTATGTTGGGGATGGAGGGTGGTGGCATTTCCGAATCCCAAATCTCCGCTTCTTCTGTCCACTATGGCATACTGGGATTGCAGCGCTGGGGACCCGAGCTGGCCCGTCTTAACAACAAAGGCCTGGTGAATGCGTGGACCGCAGCATCACATGACAGGAAACCCTATATTGAGGTAAGCTAGTAAGGATTTTTTAGtcccaataatataaacatgaatcccaactttttctagaATGTGgtttatatttttggccatatagtgtatgactAGAAAACTAATTATCTAGAAATAGAAATCTACTAGAAATCTTATTCTGATAGTATTTTATTTAGGGATTTTGACCTGAAGTAAAACAGAAATGTCTGGATTTGTGTTTTTGCAGATCAATATGCACAGGATAATGCGTTTCACTGGCATAATCACCCAGGGTGCCAGCCGTGTGGGCACTGCTGAGTACATTAAAACTTTTAAAGTGGCTCACAGTTCAGATGGACGCTTGTACACCATGTACAGAGGAGATGGCCAGAAGAAGGACATTGTAAGCTAAACAGAGGACACGGTTTTCACTTAGTTAAATACCTATTTGTGTATTAGTAACATTCATCTGGTCTCTCGTGGCAGGTTTTTCTGGGAAACAGGAACAATGATGAGCCCAAGTCCAATCTGTTTGATCCGCCTATCGTCGCCCAGTACATCCGTATTCTGCCCATGTTGTTCCGTAATGGCTGCACTCTGAGAATGGAGCTAGTGGGCTGTGAGCTCAATGGTAAAAATAACCAAAACCTTTTTCACCGGTGACCTATTCACACTATCAAATTTATCTATGGTAGACATGTGCTTATTCACCAAAGACTTTATGTTAAGTTGTTATTTGAATTATATTTAAAGAAATTGAGTTTAATAAAGTTAAAGAGATACAGGGAGTTTTAATCTTCCATAACAGAATGTAACAACAGAATTGTGCATGTGATTTTGTTGAGATGCTGTTTGACTTTAAGAGATCGTTTGAAAGTCCCTGCCCAGGCAACAGGATTTCTTCCATGGACAACTTGTGCCCTCTATTGATCTCTGAATGTATCCTCTAGACTTACTGATGTAGTGCGCAATGAGAGGAAGCTGAACACAGTCTTTTTTatattacagttttattaattaaatgccTATTTTTTATGACGTTTATTACATATGCACCTAAAAAGAGAGATGATGCATAAACAAGCAAAGTGATGTAGGCTTGCATACTATGCATCTTACACATGTGTTTAGCAAGGTCGGTGTGGATTAAAATCctcatattataatattaaggCACTGGAGgaatgaaatgcaaaaaaaatctgACCTTGTATTCTGACCCACTTTGCACCCACGCATCAAAAGCAGCACGTTTTTGTTGTGATCGGGCCTTTATGCTGATTTTCTTCAAGCTAAGCCACTTCTAATTCAGCTCTAACACTGACTGCCTCTCATTGATTATCTgtctgttctctctgtgtcttaCACCTCAACAGGTTGCTCTGAGTCACTGGGGTTCAAGTCTCGGCTGATCGGAGATGCTCAGCTAACAGCCTCTAGCACCTTCCGCACATGGGGCATTGAGGCCCTCACCTGGCACCCTCACTATGCCCGCTTGGACAAGCAGGGCAAAACCAATGCCTGGACTGCTGCCACAAACAGCAGATCAGAGTGGCTACAGGTAAAAAAAACTCATTAGCTTGAGAAGAAAACATAGAAATAttgacatttaaaatatttctttaactgtatgtttttattaattgtatgttttttgtttatCAGGTGGACTTGCTTTCACCTAAACGGATCACAGGAATCATCACACAGGGGGCAAAGGATTTTGGGAATGTGCAGTTCATTTCAGCCTACAAAGTGGCGTACAGTGACAACGGCCGGCACTGGACTGTGGTGGAAGACGACAAAACAAACAGTGAACAGGTCAGTCACTCATCTGCGTTTAGCATCAGTCCACTTTTCTTCCCTGATTTATTGGATTAATGtgaatgaatgcctttatttgtcataaatacatatacacgagtacagtacaatgaaattctttcttcgcatatcccagcttgtttggaagctggggtcagagtgcagggtcagccattgtacggcgccctgGGGCagagaggtttaagggccttgctcaagggcctaacagtggctgcatggcagagctgggatttaaactctcaacctttcagttgatagcttaAAAccctactcactaggctaccactatctCGGTCATGTTTTCTTTGGCTGAGGTTTATTCATATTGTTCACTGTATATGAAGTAGGAGGATTGTTGTAAATCCTTCTTCGTCTTACAATTCTAGGACGTGtatgaataaaaacatgaaaaaggcagagcacatttatttatgtacaacATCAAACAAATTGGCCAATATTTTGTTACACTGAAAAATTCAAAACACTGAAAATTTCATTtttgttacattattttattgtatactaGGTACATAACCTTCAGTCATTGTCTGATGAGTCTCACTTACTCTTCCTGTGTAACGTTAATTACCTCTGGGTACACTAAATTGTCCCTAGATGTGAGTAAGTGAATAGATAATTGTGTCGTGATCTGGGATAGATAGGTGCACTGTCCATGGTGTAGTCCTGTATTGCTTTTAGTGTAAGCACTATTACTGAATTCCAGAACTACTGGTGTGATTAGATGCACTCTAATCTTCTGAAACTCAACAAAGGGAAAACCCAGCGTCTACACAATCAAAATTCTTAGATCTTACCCTTAACTTTGGTGTGGCTGTTAAATTTTATCTAGAGATTTGCAACCTGGGTGTACTTTTTTTCCTTCTCATTCAAACCTCATATTCAGGCATTTGTTTATGCCAAGAAAGAGTACCACAGATGCCATCTTTGCTTTGAGGATGCTGATGGAGAAGTACAGAGAGGGCCAGAAAGAACTTCATTGTGTCTTTGTCGATTTAGAAAAAGCGTATGACAGAGTGCCAAGGGAGGAGCTGTGGTGTTGTATGAGGAAATCTGGAGTAGTGGAGAAGTATGTCAGACTGGTAAAGGACATGTATGAGGACAGCAGGACAGTGGTGAGATGTGCTGTAGGAGTGACAGATAGCTTCAAGGTGGACGTGTGACTACATCAAGGATCGGCTCTGAGCCCCTTCTTGTTTGCTTTGGTGATGGACCGACTAACAGATGAGGTCAGGCAGGAATCCCCATGGACTATGATGTTTGCAGATGATATTGTGATCTGTGGTGAGAGCAGGGAACAGGTGGAAGATAACTTGGAGAGGTGGATATATGCACTTGAAAGAAGAGGAATGAAAGTCAGCCATAGCAAGACAGAGTACATATGTGTGAATGGGAGAGAGACAGGTGGAATAGTGCGGCTACAAGGAGCAGAAGTCACAAAGGTGAAGGACTTCAAGTACTTAGGGTCGACTGTCTAGGAAAATGGGGAGTGTGGTAAAGAGGTCAAGAAGAGAGTCCAGGcaggatggagtggatggagaAAAGTTTCAGGAGTGATTTTTGACAAAAGGGTGACAGCAAAGGTCAAAGGAAAAGTTTACAAGACAGTGGTGAGACCAGCTATGTTGTATGGTTTGGAGACAGTGGCATtgacaaaaagacaggagaAAGAACTGGAAGTGGCAGAACTTAAGATGTTGAGGTTCTCCTTGGGAGTGACAAGGATGGATAAGGTTAGGAATGAGAAAATCAGAGGTACAGCACAGGTTAAACAACTAGGAGATAAAGTTAGAGAGGccagactgagatggtttggacatgtccagaggagggacagtgg
The nucleotide sequence above comes from Trichomycterus rosablanca isolate fTriRos1 chromosome 8, fTriRos1.hap1, whole genome shotgun sequence. Encoded proteins:
- the mfge8b gene encoding milk fat globule EGF and factor V/VIII domain containing b, producing MRSYSAFPLSAACFLWVCFSAVRGDFCEVNVCKNAGTCVKKVGRDPFICICPDGFTGDTCDEKETGPCHPNPCKNDGICQARRGDVFSGYDCKCPKGFDGVHCQNNVNDCAIHPCQNGGSCIDLDGDFHCKCRSPYVGIHCQLRCISMLGMEGGGISESQISASSVHYGILGLQRWGPELARLNNKGLVNAWTAASHDRKPYIEINMHRIMRFTGIITQGASRVGTAEYIKTFKVAHSSDGRLYTMYRGDGQKKDIVFLGNRNNDEPKSNLFDPPIVAQYIRILPMLFRNGCTLRMELVGCELNGCSESLGFKSRLIGDAQLTASSTFRTWGIEALTWHPHYARLDKQGKTNAWTAATNSRSEWLQVDLLSPKRITGIITQGAKDFGNVQFISAYKVAYSDNGRHWTVVEDDKTNSEQIFPGNSDNNVHKRNLFDPPLFARFVRVLPWEWHEAITLRMELLGCDE